The Sulfurimonas aquatica genomic sequence TAAACGCAGTAATAGTTTCTTCTGACTTATCTCATCCCCTACTTCTAAAGCCTGTACCATGTTAAGATACTCTTCTGGATCACCGAGCCCATAGTTTGCAGAAACTGAAGCTATGACTATAACATCATCATAAGAGAGAAGATTTGCAGTTGAGCTCAAACGCATGCGCTCTAGCTCATCATTTATAGCACTATCTTTTTCTATGAAAAGATCTTGACGAGGTATGTAAGCCTCCGGCTGATAATAATCATAGTAGGACACAAAGTACTCAACGTGATTGTTTGGGAAGAACTGACGAAATTCAGAATAGAGTTGAGCTGCAAGAGTTTTGTTATGAGTCATAACTATAGTAGGCATTTTTACATTCTCTATGACTCTCGCCATAGTGTGCGTTTTACCACTTCCCGTTACACCTTCTAATGTTTGGTAGCGATTACCTTTTAGTATAGACTCTGAGAGTTCTTTGATGGCAGTAGGCTGATCACCTGCTGGCTGATAAGGAGATACTACTTTAAATTCTGGTTTCTTTTTCATTGATGGAATTATAGCTAAATTGCTGTTTATTGGCTGATTTGACTTACTTTTTGAGAGGTGTAGCTGTGAAATGACTGCCGAGAATTTTCTGCTACAGTAAAATTTTTAGTCGAAAAACTCTATTGTAAAGCAGACCCCATTATCTTGATTAAAAACATTTAATATGGCATTATGATGCTCTTCAATAATCATTTTTGACATATAAAGACCAAGACCAGTTCCATCTTTTTCACATTTTGTTGAGAAGTATGGGTCAAATATTTTTTCTAAAATATTATCAGCTATGCCACCTCCATTATCACTTATAGAGATATAATTCTTTTTGGTTGAAATGTTAATTCTTGCTTTTTCTATATTTTTTTCTTTAAAATTATCTTGTGAGTTCTTTAAGATATTTAAAAGAACTTGTTTAATCTCATTGTCAAATAGGCTAATTTCTATATCTGAAGAGTAATCCGAAGTTATTCTGATATTATCATTCTCAAGAGAATTACCAATAATATTTAATGCTTTTTGAATTACATTATCAAGTGTAACTAAAGCTTGTTTTTTGTTTGGTTTATAAAAATCCCTAAAATCATCTATAGTAGATGAAAGATGTTTTGAAAGTTCTCCTATATCATTGAGTCGCTGTTGAAAGAAATCCTCTCTGTATTTATCCATCGTAATGTCAAGACTTAATGTTGCAGATATCGCAGCAATAGAGGATAATGGCTGTCTCCATTGGTGTGCAATCATACTTATCATTTCACCCATTTGAGCTAATCTTGATTGATTTAAGATATGCTGGTCTTTTTTCCTATTTTTCTCAACTTCTTCTTCAATTTTACTGTTTAGTTGGTCTGTATAGTTTTGAAGTTCTATCTCCATTGCCTTATTTTTTGAAATATCTCTCCAAACAACATGAATAATATCCTTATCTCCGAGTGATATAGGGGTTAACACTATCTCAGCCCAGAAGTGTTCACCATTTGCTCTTATATGCATCCATTCAAAAATATGTCCTTCATTTTTAATGGCTAAGTTCATCATCTGTTCAGCTTTTTTAAATGAGCTTTGCCCATCTGGTTGAAATTCAGGAGATAATTTTGAAGGATGTATATCCAGTAACTCTTTTTTAGATTGATAGCCCAGTATAGAAACAATTTTTTCATTATGCTGTATAAAGTGATTATTCTCTAAAATAGACACCCCATCTGATGACTTTTCAAACAGTATCTCAAGAACATCTTTTTGTTTTTGTAATTCTCTCTCTATTCTTTTAGAGTTTGTAATGTCTCTATCTAAACCTTGATAACCAAGTAAATTACCATCCTTATCTATAATTGGAATAGCATTTGTAGTTACTGTAACCTCTGAACCATTTTTATGAAGATGTGTATTTTCAAGGTCAATTATATTTTCCTTCTTATCGATATAATTTAAGAAAATCTGACCGACTCTTTTTTTTTCCTCTTCACTCATAAAATCAAAAGGAGTTTTACCTATTACTTCATGAGAATGAAATCCCAAAAAATGGTACACATTCTCACTACAAAATGTGTATGTACCATTCTTATCAACTTCCCATAAGCAATCACTTACATTGGTAATTAATTCTTTATATTTAATTTTATCCATTTGAATCCATATGTTTACATTATATAAAACAGACCATTCTATATGATATAAACTTATTTAATTATTATATGTAATCAAGATGAAAAACATAAAGGTTATAAAGATATATAAGGGAGCAGATAATAGTGTATGTTATAGCTCTTCTAGTGTGGTTTCTTATTACTTCTATAGGTAAGAAGTTTCTATCTATTGAGCATTGTAATTTTTAAATCAAGATATTTTAGACTAAAAAGACATTTTCTTAAAGTCGTTTACACCTTTTTGGGTTAGTACAAGAGTAAGACCATCCTCTTGTAACTCTATATAGCCATCTTTATTAAGTTCTTTTATCGCAATTTCAAGTGAATTTTCTTGCTTTGAAGTTAATTTTGTAATAATGTTTCTTACTATATCTTGCTTACTCATAACATAACCAACCCTGTTATGATTTTTAAACCAATCACTGAACATCTGTTTAACTTGGTTTTTGTAATTCACATCCCCATTACTTTTTGGAGGTGCTTTTCTTTTTTTATTTTGAGAGGACTTCATGTTCTACCTTATAATTGTACTATTGTTTAAGTTCATTGATACCTCATGATCGTAAAATTCTAGTTTCTTTATCATTAATAGAATTATAGCAGTTTGTAGTAAGACTAAGTGATTTTTACTTAGTTTCAAAATCTTTCTTTTTACTTATCCCTTGATCCCAATAAATATTGTTTGTAAAATAGTATACTAAACACAGTTATAAATATTAATGGAACACTTAGGAACTCCATACATAAAGATTCCGCATCAAACTCCTATCTAAAGAGACAAATAATGAGTAGTAAACAACAAGTTGAGTTAAGAAGAGAGTACTGGAAAGATAGAAAAAGTGACTTTGTTATACTCCTCAATAACTGGCTTAAGCACGAGAACAAAGCTTTAAGTATATCTGTAGATATACTTTATGATGCATACCTTGGAACAGGTGTAGAAGCATTTGAGTTGTCTGAGTACAAATATGGAAAAGACTTACAAAAATGGTTCGACAACAATCTATAGGTAGTACCTTGTTTTTTGAGGGTTTTGCTATAAGTCATAACAATAGTAGCTGCACTCTTTATAACTAAAAGTGGGTGTATCTACAGATAATGAAAAGATTCTTTTTCAGCAGATTTAAAAATTTAATATAAAACGAAACCCTTTACTGCTTAGCACCATTAAGAAAAATATCCAATGTTTTATCAACAATCTGTTCAGATGAGCATTGACCAGAAAAATGACTAACAATAAAGCCATCTGAAAGTTTTTTAAAAAGAATTGCTAAATGTTCATGATTCGTGTTTTCATAAGGAAGAAGAAGACGAAGCTGCCTAGTTAGATACTGATATATTTCATCAACAACTTTATGATTTAAAATTTCCAACTTATGAAAAAAATAAGAGTCATTTGTAGTCGTTGGCTCATTGGTAATGTATTTTGCATATTTATATTCCAAATAAACCCTTAGGTTTTCAAGTGGATCACTTCCCTCATTCTCTTTTAGATTTCC encodes the following:
- a CDS encoding TetR/AcrR family transcriptional regulator; protein product: MKQVINEELSRVKKELYLNAAARYFDEVGYKEFKISDLAKELETSVGTIYNLFDSKEKLYVQYLVLKLEIFLGNLKENEGSDPLENLRVYLEYKYAKYITNEPTTTNDSYFFHKLEILNHKVVDEIYQYLTRQLRLLLPYENTNHEHLAILFKKLSDGFIVSHFSGQCSSEQIVDKTLDIFLNGAKQ
- a CDS encoding PAS domain-containing sensor histidine kinase, with protein sequence MDKIKYKELITNVSDCLWEVDKNGTYTFCSENVYHFLGFHSHEVIGKTPFDFMSEEEKKRVGQIFLNYIDKKENIIDLENTHLHKNGSEVTVTTNAIPIIDKDGNLLGYQGLDRDITNSKRIERELQKQKDVLEILFEKSSDGVSILENNHFIQHNEKIVSILGYQSKKELLDIHPSKLSPEFQPDGQSSFKKAEQMMNLAIKNEGHIFEWMHIRANGEHFWAEIVLTPISLGDKDIIHVVWRDISKNKAMEIELQNYTDQLNSKIEEEVEKNRKKDQHILNQSRLAQMGEMISMIAHQWRQPLSSIAAISATLSLDITMDKYREDFFQQRLNDIGELSKHLSSTIDDFRDFYKPNKKQALVTLDNVIQKALNIIGNSLENDNIRITSDYSSDIEISLFDNEIKQVLLNILKNSQDNFKEKNIEKARINISTKKNYISISDNGGGIADNILEKIFDPYFSTKCEKDGTGLGLYMSKMIIEEHHNAILNVFNQDNGVCFTIEFFD